Below is a genomic region from Sneathia vaginalis.
GTTCATCTATTGTATATGACGGTAATTTTTGAATCTTTTGGAATAATTCAAATCGAAGATTAGATGCAAAACCACACGAAGCTTTAATAGCAGAAATGCTTGATGAAATACCGAGTATAAGGGATAAAAGTGTACAAATTAAAAGTTTTATGATAATAGGTTTATTAAGTCCATTATCTACTAGCTTTGACATATACAAAGGTATTAGCATTTCAAGGAAGCTTTCTAGAGTTACGAAAATGGGAGCTAGAATAGCAAAAAATTTATACTGTTTTGTATATCTTGCAATTAATTTGAGCATAAATCCTCCTTTCTTTAGTGTAGTATAGAACATTTAACAGAAAAATACAATATGAAATATATGCAAGTAAATATTGATATTTTTCAAGGTGTGATGTATAATATTCTCAATAAATCTTAAGGAGAACCAGTATGAGAAAAAGATTAACAAGAAGTAGAAAAAATAGAATGATATTTGGAGTCTGTGGAGGTATAGCAGAATACCTAGATATAGATCCAGTGATAGTAAGATTAATATTTTTATTTTTTGGTGTGACGTTATTTTTATATGTTGTTATGGCTGTTATTATACCAGAAGAAGATTATTGAGAGTTTAAAAGTCAAGGCATTTAGCCTTGACTTATATTAAATATTCAATTAATGCAATATATTCCCAGATTAATAGTTCTACATCCTTATAGAATAAATAGATAACTTGCTTTTCTTCATTTGTTAATTTAGCATCTGATGCGTTGATTACAACGTCACACATTAGTAGTGAAAGATCTGCAATATTATCAATTGTAGTCTTGTAATTAAGATGTAGATAGCTAAAATCAGTTTCCTTTATTTTAATATTTTTTAATGTATTGTATAGATTAGAATATGTTGTTAGACTTAATTTTGTTTTTTGTGATAGGAAATTAAAGTCTTGAGATTCTTTACTTTCTTTATCGCCAGTGGTTCTATATATTAGTGCCTTATATGGTAGATATACACACTTAAATATGAATAAGAATGGAATAGCATCTAAATCCATTAGTAGACCGAATAAGCAATTAATCTTGTGTGATATTTCATCAACTTGATTTTTAAATTCTATTATGTCTTTGTAATTTAGGTTAGTAACGATGTCATATATTTTGTTAATTTTTATGCTAACATCTGAATCTTCACCAAGTGAACGAATAATATTAGTTTTAAAGTCTTTAAATTCTTGTGTTTTTTCATTTCTGATAAATGACTTTATTTTTTTAGGATTAGTTAATTTTTCAGTACCAAAGTATAAATCAAAGTATAGATAATTAAAAAATATCATTATGTATTCTGCAATAGATGGATGAGTTTTCATATCCTTTAATATATATTCATCAGTTGTTGCTAGAATTTTTTCTATTAATTCACGCTTTTTTTCATCATTAGCTTCATTTATTACTGCAATAAAAGCATCTGAATAACTGTAAAAACCTAGGGAGACATCTTTGATTTTTTGATTTAAATAAGCTTTTTTAACTTGAACATCAAAATTTTCAAAATTTTTACAGTGTCTTAACTTTTCAAATGTAGACACTAAAAGATATTGGTTTAATAAATTTAATTCCATAAAATCCCTCACTTCTTCCTATAATATATAGTATAGCCTTAAAATAGACATAGTCAACGCTTGACAAACCTCATTATTATGTGTTATTATAGTTTGTTGAATTTATACAACGTCTGTATTACCAATACAAATAATTTGATTGGGAGGAATAAAAATGAGAGTACAAGTAATTTTGGAATGCACAGAAACAAAGTTGAGACACTATGTGACAACTAAAAACAAAAAGACACATCCTGAAAGATTGGAATTAAGAAAGTATAATCCAGTTTTAAAGAAATACACTCTATACAGAGAAGTTAAGTAGTAGTTAGGCCAGTAGTTCAATTGGTAGAGCATCGGTCTCCAAAACCGAGTGTTGTAGGTTCGAGTCCTATCTGGCCTGCCATTTTATTTTATGGAGTATAATATGAAAGATGAAAAGAAAAAGAATCTTCTAACTAGAATAGTAGATGAGTATAAGAAGGTAACATGGGCAAGTGCTTCAGAAGTAGTTCAAGTTACTATAATCGTTCTATTAATTACTGCATTTATTGCTATTATGATAATAATGTTTGACTTTGCATTTAATTTGATTATAAAGAATGCAACAACATTATTAAGAAGTTTAATTAAATAGAGGTGAGATGAATGAAATGCGAAAATAAATGGTATTTAATTCATACATATTCTGGTTATGAAAAAAAAGTTAGAGACGATTTGAAAAATAGAGTGAAATCTCTGGATATGTTGGATAGAGTTTTTAGAATTTTTGTCCCAGAAGAAGAAGTCGAAGAAGAAAAAAGAGGTAAAAGAGTTATTACTTATAGAAAACTATTTCCAAGTTATGTAATGGTAGAAATGAAGACAACATTAGAAGAAACAGAAAACTCATTAAATTATCATGTTGATAGTGAAGCATGGTATGCAGTACGTAATACCAATGGTGTTACAGGGTTTGTTGGTGTTGGTTCAGATCCTATACCTATGTCTGATGAAGAAGTTGAAAGAATCATGAAAATGGTTAAAACTACAGTAGTTAAAGCTTCTGAAAAGTTAGAAAAATTAAAAGTTGGAGATGTTGTTGATATTATTGATGGTGATTACTTAGGTAACACTGGAACAATATTAGAAATTTATAAGGATAAGGAAGAAGTTATGGTATCAACTCTTAATGAGAAAGCAAAGCCAATATTGAAAGTTGATCAAATTAAAAAGTAATATTTAAGTGGGAGAATATTTCAATTACCACAAAGGAGGATAATTTAAATGGCTAAAGAAGTAGTAGACAAAGTTAAATTACAAATAAGTGCAGGAAAAGCAAATCCAGCTCCACCAGTTGGATCAGCATTAGGACCTAAAGGAATAAATATTCCTGAATTTTGTAAAGCGTTCAATGCACAAACACAAGATAAGATGGGATTCATTATACCAGTTGAAATTACTGTATATTCTGACAGAAGTTTCACATTTAAATTGAAGACACCACCTGCATCAGATTTATTAAAGAAAGCCGCTAAAGTTGAAAAAGGAGCTCATAACTCTAAAAAAGAAGTTGCAGGAACTGTAACTAAGGATCAAATTAAAGAAATAGCTGAATTAAAAATGCCAGACTTAAATGCAAGTAGTGTTGAAACAGCTATGAATATAATTGCTGGAACAGCAAGAAGTATGGGAATCAAAGTACAAGATTAGTAAATAAGTGGAAGGTTTTATACCAATGACCACAGAGGAGGATTAATTAGATGGCAAAAAGAGGAAAAAGATATAACGAAATTTCTCAAAAAGTAGATAAATTAAAGATATATACACCAGAAGAAGCACTAGAACTATTATTTGAAACTAGAAGTGCTAAATTTGTAGAAACTGTTGAATTAGCAGTTAAATTAGGAGTAGATCCTAGACACGCTGATCAACAAGTAAGAGGTACTGTTGTATTACCAAATGGTACAGGTAAAAAGATAAGAATACTTGCAATAACTCAAGGAGAAAACATTGAAAAAGCATTAAAAGCAGGAGCTACATATGCTGGAGACGATGAATATGTTGCAAAGATTCAACAAGGATGGTTTGATTTTGATTTAGTTATAGCTACACCTGATATGATGCCAAAATTAGGTAGATTAGGTAAGATATTAGGAACTAAAGGTTTAATGCCTAACCCTAAATCAGGAACAGTTACAACTGATATTTCAAAGACTGTTGAAGAATTTATGAAAGGTAAAGTTGCATTTAAAGTAGACAAATTAGGATCTATACATTTACCTTTAGGAAAAGTTGATTTTGAAAAAGAAAAAGTTATTGAAAACTTTAAAGTTGCTTTAGGACAAATAATTAAATTAAAACCAGCAACTTCAAAAGGTCAATATTTAAGAACTGTTGCTATTTCATTAACAATGGGACCTGGAATTAAAATTGATCCATTATTAGTAGTAAATTATGTAACTAAATAATAAGTGATATATAGGTTAAGTCTTGTCAAAAGATTTAACCTTTTTTTGTACATTGACATT
It encodes:
- the nusG gene encoding transcription termination/antitermination protein NusG produces the protein MKCENKWYLIHTYSGYEKKVRDDLKNRVKSLDMLDRVFRIFVPEEEVEEEKRGKRVITYRKLFPSYVMVEMKTTLEETENSLNYHVDSEAWYAVRNTNGVTGFVGVGSDPIPMSDEEVERIMKMVKTTVVKASEKLEKLKVGDVVDIIDGDYLGNTGTILEIYKDKEEVMVSTLNEKAKPILKVDQIKK
- the secE gene encoding preprotein translocase subunit SecE, producing MKDEKKKNLLTRIVDEYKKVTWASASEVVQVTIIVLLITAFIAIMIIMFDFAFNLIIKNATTLLRSLIK
- the rplK gene encoding 50S ribosomal protein L11 produces the protein MAKEVVDKVKLQISAGKANPAPPVGSALGPKGINIPEFCKAFNAQTQDKMGFIIPVEITVYSDRSFTFKLKTPPASDLLKKAAKVEKGAHNSKKEVAGTVTKDQIKEIAELKMPDLNASSVETAMNIIAGTARSMGIKVQD
- a CDS encoding PspC domain-containing protein, with the translated sequence MRKRLTRSRKNRMIFGVCGGIAEYLDIDPVIVRLIFLFFGVTLFLYVVMAVIIPEEDY
- the rpmG gene encoding 50S ribosomal protein L33 gives rise to the protein MRVQVILECTETKLRHYVTTKNKKTHPERLELRKYNPVLKKYTLYREVK
- the rplA gene encoding 50S ribosomal protein L1 → MAKRGKRYNEISQKVDKLKIYTPEEALELLFETRSAKFVETVELAVKLGVDPRHADQQVRGTVVLPNGTGKKIRILAITQGENIEKALKAGATYAGDDEYVAKIQQGWFDFDLVIATPDMMPKLGRLGKILGTKGLMPNPKSGTVTTDISKTVEEFMKGKVAFKVDKLGSIHLPLGKVDFEKEKVIENFKVALGQIIKLKPATSKGQYLRTVAISLTMGPGIKIDPLLVVNYVTK